The stretch of DNA ATCGGTACCGTGAAACATTAAAGTCTGAAAACATCATGTTGTTCTCGCCTAACCCCTTGTTTAACTCCTATGTATCGACAGTACTCCCTGAGTTGGGTGAAGAGAACATGGAGCAGGCTACCTTTATGGAATATCTTAATAATCGAATTGGAACTCAGTTCGAGGTTGAGGATCCATTTGATCAAATGGAATTTTTACTGAATGTTGAAAAGCACTCAGATTATCATAGCAGGGTTAAGGGAATACGATATAAGTCAAGTTTGCAGTTTAAACAGATCATTGATCAGTTTGTAATTGATTTGTCTAAAAAGGGTCTTCTTTTTAAAGATTTAATTTTTCGAGGCGAGATTTTTATTTCCAAGGAAGCAATCTACGATTACTTTTATTCATTAGATAACAGTTTCACCATCCCCAACCGATTGGAGATGGTAAAGGATTGGCTGTTAAGGGAGTTAAAGAGAAGAGTCAGACAAGAACGTTCAAAAGCCTGGGTAGAAGAAGAGGTTCAATTTCTTGAAAAAGAGGATTATTTAGAGGCATACCAAGAACTTCAAGAGAAAGACCGATTTACTGATAAAAGCTTTGATGATTTTGAACAGGAACAAAAGCTCCTAGCCGAAAAGATAGTCAAACAAAAGTTCAGGCCTTTATTTTCTAGAGTTAAAAAGTTAAATTTTATCGATATGCAGGGGTTATATAGTCAATTATTTAAAGTGGGGGTCGATAATAAAGAAGTCCTTCTTGACGACTGGGCACAAATTTGTTTGCAAAGTATTAAACAATTAGCGAACTATAAAATAGCTTACGAGGATGCAACTCCTTTTGTCTACTTACAGGATTTACTGAAGGGAAGAAAATCTACAACAGGTATCCGTCATATTTTTATTGATGAAGCACAGGATTATTCCCCATTTCAGTTTGCACTAATAGAAAGGCTCTTCCCATATAGTAAAATGACACTTCTTGGCGACTTCAATCAAGCTATCTTCTCAGGGGCGACAGGATCTCCTACGGTTATTTCAGATTATGAAAAAAAGGGAGAAGACATAGAAAAGATTATTTTGACCAAAACATATCGTTCAACGAAGGAAATTGTTGATTTCACTAGCTCTTTGATTGAAGGCGGCGATAAAATTGAACCTTTTAACCGCCATGGCAAAAAGCCAACAATCCAAAAAGCGGAACCTGATTTACTAAACGGGTTCATTCAGGATAAGATAAATGAGTTTTACAAAGAAGGTCATAGAACGATTGCTGTTATATGCAGAACGGCAGCAGAAAGTAAAAGGGTGTACGAGGAGCTTAAAGATGAGGTTCCATTGCATCTAATTGAGAAAGCGACGATTGCTTACGAAAAAGGTATCTTGGTAATTCCGTCTTATTTGGCAAAAGGAATCGAGTTCGACGCAGTTATTCTATATGATAGTTCTCAATATAAAAATGAAAGTGAACGTAAGTTATTTTATACCGTCTGTACCCGTGCGATGCATAGGCTTCATATGTTTATAACGAATGACTTGAGTCCACTCATGAGAAGCGTAGCGGAAAAATTGTATGAGGTAGAATAGGTACGAAAAAACAGCGTCCGAAAAATCGGGACGCTGTTTTAGTTCGATTGCCATTGTTTTTGAACCTGTTCATAAGCAAGACGGTAAATTTCTTCTTCAGGTGTATTAGAATTGGCTATGACATTTGTTAAATAGTCTTTTCCTTCATACGTTACTTTTACATTTACTTGGAGCATAAGATCACCTCTTATCTAGAGTTTTTAAATAATTTGTATGCATTTAAGGTTGAATTGATATAATGGTTCTAATCGTTTTAATTGGGGGTTAAAGATGTCTATTCAATTTGAAGAAATAACAAAAGAAACGCTATATATTGCGCTTGAAATCATAAATTCAAATCCAAATTATAATATAATCGAAAATGGTATTCCTAAAAGGGAACTTGTAGAAATGGAAGAAGAGTTATTAAACCCAGAGACTACTAGTGTCTTTATTAAACTAGATGATACCTTTATTGGGGTTATGGACTACTTAATGGAAAATCCGAAAGATCAATGCCCGTGGTTGGGACTTTTAATGGTTCATGGCGATTACCAAGGATTTGGTTTTGGTACACAGGCGTATGCACTTTATGAAAGTGAGATGTTGAAAAGAGGTTTAAATCGAATACGCATTGGAGTTATTAAAGAAAATGTAAAGGCAAAACAATTTTGGGAATCATTAGGGTTTCTTTATATTAAAACAGCTTTAAGTGAAAATGGCAAGGAAATTTTCGTTTATGAAAAAAACTTCCCGAAGGAAGCTTAAACCTCTAATAACAAAAATTCCTCAGCAAATTGCTGAACCTGATTTTTGTCAATTGTTTTCTTCCTTAATGTAGATTCTGCCAATACTAAGTGGGCATGAATAGCAGCATTTCTTTTTAAATCTCGAATAGTTACATCGCCATTCAGTAATTGAATGGCACTTTCTCGGATGTCTTGATTCTTAGAAGACTGATACAGGAGAAAAGCAATACAAGTGATTTTATCCACAATCAACACTCCTCTTAATTTATATCAAGAATCGAACATTTCTTAAGATATTCGACTGCTGGTTTTAAAAATCCTGCAAATTTTCTGAAAAAAAGGTGAGAAAATGCAGGAAAATTTGTTGAATATTGCTTATTTGTTGTTTGTTTTATATAATATTGAAGGGATAAAAGAAACAATGATACTGTGGAAAATAACCTTGCGTCCCATGGGCGGGAGGATTTTTATTTTTACATAAAAGTTGGAGGTTGTACTTAGATGAAACAAGCCCTAATTAAGGATTTGTACAGAAATACAGAAAGCTACATAGAAGAGAAAGTTCAATTATCAGGTTGGATACGCACCATTCGCGATTCAAAAACATTTGGGTTCATTGAATTGAATGATGGCAGTTTCTTTAAAGGGGTTCAAATCGTTTTTGATGAGCAATTGGAGAATTTTAAAGAAATTGCAAAGCTCCCAATTAGTTCTTCTATTAAAGTAGAGGGAGATTTCATTCATACTCCGCAGGCAAAACAGCCATTCGAAATTAAAGCAACCAAGATTGTGATTGAAGGACTTTCAAATGTTGATTTTCCTTTACAAAAGAAGAAGCATACCTTTGAATATTTAAGAACAATCGCCCATTTAAGACCGCGTACTAACACTTTTTCAGCTGTTTTCCGTGTTAGGTCGCTAGCTTCTTATGCTATTCATAAATTCTTCCAAGAAAAGGGATTTGTTTACGTGCATTCGCCAATTATCACAGGAAGTGATACCGAGGGTGCGGGTGAAATGTTCCGAGTTACAACACTCGACATTGATAATCCTCCAAAAAATGAAGAGGGCAAAACAGATTTGACAAAGGATTTCTTTAACAAAGAAACAAACCTAACGGTAAGTGGCCAGTTATCTGCAGAAGCGTTTGCCTTGGCTTTCCGCAATGTTTACACATTTGGCCCTACATTTAGAGCGGAAAATTCTAATACGGCTCGACATGCAGCAGAATTCTGGATGATTGAACCGGAATTAGCATTCGCGGAGCTTCCTGATATTATGGATCTTGCAGAAGAAATGGTTAAGTATGTAATCGGCTATGTTCTTGAACAAGCACCAGAAGAAATGAATTTCTTTAATAGCTTTATCGAGAAAGGCTTATTAGAACGCCTAAATAATGCTCATAATTCAAGTTTCGGGCGTGTGACATACACGGAGGCAATTAATATATTAATGGAGTCTGGTGAAACCTTTGCTTATCCAGTTGAATGGGGACTCGACCTCCAAACAGAGCATGAACGTTATTTATGCGAAAAAGTATTTAAAAAGCCGGTATTTGTAACGGATTATCCGAAGGAAATCAAAGCCTTCTATATGAGGTTGAACGAAGACAACAAGACGGTTGCTGCAACCGATTTACTTGTACCTGGGATTGGTGAATTAATCGGAGGAAGCCAGCGTGAAGAGCGTGAGGATATTCTTGCAGGAAAAATTAATGACCTTGGTATGAATGAAGAAGATTATTGGTGGTACCTTGAACTTAGAAAATATGGCGGCACAAAACACTCAGGGTATGGTCTAGGTTTTGAACGCTTAATTATGTACCTTACTGGTATGTCAAACATCAGAGACGTCATTCCATTCCCAAGAACAACAGGTAATGCTGAATTTTAAAAAGAAAAGCGGAAGCGCCTTGCCCAAGGAAAAATGCAGTTCAATTTTTCCCCTTGGCGCTGAAGCTAGACAATCACATAAATAAAGAAGACCAATCCATGGATTTGGTCTTTTTACTTATCTATTGAGTTTGAAATTCTTCTTCGAAAAAAAATGTACCAGGATGCTCTTTCACAATGTATGAGTATCTTTTCATATTCTTTACATATTGCCATTTTAAAATGGTAACTTCCTCGCCAGTGTCCTTTAGTTTCACAGTTTGCCCGCTATTGAATCTGTTATTTGAGTTTCTCAAATCAACACCCCTTTTTTCATCAAATTTAATTATAACATATTTTTTGTTGAGTCGCTTGTTACTATCTTATGAAGCTTTTTGGAGCGACTTTTAGGTTGCAGGATAATGTGGCTAAGGTGTGATTCCTTTCATTTGAATTTCCATTGTGTTACACTATTTAAAAAGTGAGGTGTCATTTTGTCAAATTATAAAGCGAAAAAGAGTAACCTCAAAGCCTTATTATCAAAAAACAGCATGAATCTTGAAGGTTTGGAAAAGAATACACATATCCCTTTGGAGCAGCTTAACGGCTATATGTCAAAGAAAGTGATGAATCTAAGTACAGCCATGACGATTTCTAAAGAGTTAAATTGCCAGATCGAGGATTTGTACGACTGGGAATTAGAAGAAAAAATTTAAAACAGTAATTTGTCACTAGGTAAACATCCTAGTGACATTTTTAATAACTTCACCATTCTATATGGTGTTTATTCAACGTTTAATGGGGAGTTAATGGATGTGAACTTGCTTAATTTTTCTTTCTCTGGTATGATTATGAAGAATTATTTTTGTTCGGTAGTAAAGGGAAGAATAAGTTATTGCTTTTCGCCTGGATCTTTAAAGAGCAAGAATAGTAATACAATGTGTGGATTACACACTAGGAGGCAACAAATATGGAAAACGGTAAAGTAAAATGGTTTAATGCAGAAAAAGGTTTCGGATTCATCGAACGCGAAGGTGGAGAAGATGTATTCGTTCACTTTTCAGCAATCCAAGGCGAAGGCTTTAAAACTCTTGAAGAAGGCCAAGCAGTAACTTTTGATGTTGAAAAAGGCGCTCGTGGACCTCAAGCAGCTAATGTAAACAAAGCTTAATCACATAGTATGTGAAAAAACAGACCTACATGGTCTGTTTTTTTGTTTTCTAGTTATTAATGTATTTTTCAAACACAAAGCCAAAATCTTTTACACTATATTGTTTTTTGCTTTCCTCAAGCCATTGGAAGGCTGCTTGGTTTATCATTTTGAATTGAACAACTATGTTGTTATCAGCGCTATTTACACGACCTAATGTGGTGGAAGCAATATCAAGACTTTCTTTGGCGAAACGAAGGGAAATTTCATTGTCATGAGTCAATTCAGAAATCTTTATCAGTGCCTTGTATAAGTCTTTGACTTCTTCAATATGTTTTTTATGGACATCAATTGAGAATGGCTGGGAACCAATCTTGAATTTAATTTCGATATCAAGGTCGACTGTACCAGCTGTCTCTAGTTTAACATCTGATATTTTATTTGTTGCGTAACTATAGCGGTGAAGCATTCTTTTTTTACTGGTGGCACTTGTTCCATCTAGATGAATTAGGGCATTATTTGTGAAACAATATTCATCTGATTTTGATTTTATTAAAAAGTAAATCCTTTCGTTATCTTCATGCATAACATAATCATCGGAATCA from Neobacillus sp. CF12 encodes:
- the helD gene encoding RNA polymerase recycling motor HelD — translated: MSDTQKSDFQVEQERVNTVIKEIEKKKQKLQQNTGGVSSDVLELRKSFWEDVTVNMDEPDDVIETAASIKQQAELLSERERTFKQMNKQMRILERLKYSPYFGRIDFLETGEKNVDHVYLGIASLMDEQDENFLIYDWRAPISSLYYDFAPGPASYHTMDGKIEGEMNLKRQFIIRDSTIKALFDTGVTIGDEMLQEVLGNNANAQMRSIVATIQREQNLIIRNEKSKLLIVQGVAGSGKTSAALQRVAYLLYRYRETLKSENIMLFSPNPLFNSYVSTVLPELGEENMEQATFMEYLNNRIGTQFEVEDPFDQMEFLLNVEKHSDYHSRVKGIRYKSSLQFKQIIDQFVIDLSKKGLLFKDLIFRGEIFISKEAIYDYFYSLDNSFTIPNRLEMVKDWLLRELKRRVRQERSKAWVEEEVQFLEKEDYLEAYQELQEKDRFTDKSFDDFEQEQKLLAEKIVKQKFRPLFSRVKKLNFIDMQGLYSQLFKVGVDNKEVLLDDWAQICLQSIKQLANYKIAYEDATPFVYLQDLLKGRKSTTGIRHIFIDEAQDYSPFQFALIERLFPYSKMTLLGDFNQAIFSGATGSPTVISDYEKKGEDIEKIILTKTYRSTKEIVDFTSSLIEGGDKIEPFNRHGKKPTIQKAEPDLLNGFIQDKINEFYKEGHRTIAVICRTAAESKRVYEELKDEVPLHLIEKATIAYEKGILVIPSYLAKGIEFDAVILYDSSQYKNESERKLFYTVCTRAMHRLHMFITNDLSPLMRSVAEKLYEVE
- a CDS encoding BA3454 family stress response protein, whose protein sequence is MLQVNVKVTYEGKDYLTNVIANSNTPEEEIYRLAYEQVQKQWQSN
- a CDS encoding GNAT family N-acetyltransferase; the protein is MSIQFEEITKETLYIALEIINSNPNYNIIENGIPKRELVEMEEELLNPETTSVFIKLDDTFIGVMDYLMENPKDQCPWLGLLMVHGDYQGFGFGTQAYALYESEMLKRGLNRIRIGVIKENVKAKQFWESLGFLYIKTALSENGKEIFVYEKNFPKEA
- the asnS gene encoding asparagine--tRNA ligase, translated to MKQALIKDLYRNTESYIEEKVQLSGWIRTIRDSKTFGFIELNDGSFFKGVQIVFDEQLENFKEIAKLPISSSIKVEGDFIHTPQAKQPFEIKATKIVIEGLSNVDFPLQKKKHTFEYLRTIAHLRPRTNTFSAVFRVRSLASYAIHKFFQEKGFVYVHSPIITGSDTEGAGEMFRVTTLDIDNPPKNEEGKTDLTKDFFNKETNLTVSGQLSAEAFALAFRNVYTFGPTFRAENSNTARHAAEFWMIEPELAFAELPDIMDLAEEMVKYVIGYVLEQAPEEMNFFNSFIEKGLLERLNNAHNSSFGRVTYTEAINILMESGETFAYPVEWGLDLQTEHERYLCEKVFKKPVFVTDYPKEIKAFYMRLNEDNKTVAATDLLVPGIGELIGGSQREEREDILAGKINDLGMNEEDYWWYLELRKYGGTKHSGYGLGFERLIMYLTGMSNIRDVIPFPRTTGNAEF
- a CDS encoding helix-turn-helix transcriptional regulator, which codes for MSNYKAKKSNLKALLSKNSMNLEGLEKNTHIPLEQLNGYMSKKVMNLSTAMTISKELNCQIEDLYDWELEEKI
- a CDS encoding cold-shock protein, translating into MENGKVKWFNAEKGFGFIEREGGEDVFVHFSAIQGEGFKTLEEGQAVTFDVEKGARGPQAANVNKA
- a CDS encoding PH domain-containing protein → MFGKVAADILGLSDVGSVIKPENYDKVDSDDYVMHEDNERIYFLIKSKSDEYCFTNNALIHLDGTSATSKKRMLHRYSYATNKISDVKLETAGTVDLDIEIKFKIGSQPFSIDVHKKHIEEVKDLYKALIKISELTHDNEISLRFAKESLDIASTTLGRVNSADNNIVVQFKMINQAAFQWLEESKKQYSVKDFGFVFEKYINN